Proteins encoded together in one uncultured Desulfobacter sp. window:
- a CDS encoding response regulator, whose amino-acid sequence MDDKIMIVDDDVKVLKSIERIFRQEPVKCFLFSSPANALKEASGIEPTVVVSDQRMPEMEGTVFLEKMKQILPATVRVLMSGYADIDATISAINQGQVFRFIKKPWESNIFRSEIRHAVQYSKMLRRLVHSDSEPGECERAERLTGVLEMAGAVCHEFAQPVQIISGYCEILTEELIKQPGASGFKEPVSHILQSTERLKDLLLKVMNVQRYKTRSYLLSSRIIDIEAATEK is encoded by the coding sequence ATGGATGATAAAATCATGATAGTTGATGACGATGTTAAGGTATTAAAATCAATTGAGCGAATTTTTAGACAGGAACCCGTTAAATGTTTTTTGTTTTCGTCTCCTGCCAATGCACTGAAAGAAGCCAGCGGGATTGAACCGACGGTTGTTGTTTCAGATCAGAGAATGCCGGAAATGGAAGGTACTGTTTTTTTAGAAAAAATGAAACAAATTCTGCCTGCCACAGTCAGAGTCCTTATGTCGGGCTACGCAGATATTGATGCAACCATCAGTGCAATTAATCAAGGGCAGGTTTTTCGGTTCATTAAAAAACCTTGGGAAAGTAATATATTTCGTTCTGAAATCAGGCACGCAGTCCAATATTCTAAAATGCTTCGACGTTTAGTGCACAGTGATTCCGAACCCGGAGAATGTGAACGGGCAGAGCGGTTGACTGGCGTACTTGAGATGGCCGGGGCCGTTTGTCATGAGTTTGCCCAACCTGTGCAGATTATTTCCGGGTATTGTGAAATTTTAACCGAAGAATTAATCAAACAGCCCGGTGCCTCGGGATTTAAAGAGCCTGTATCCCATATTCTTCAAAGTACGGAAAGACTAAAGGATCTGTTGCTGAAAGTGATGAACGTTCAGCGGTATAAAACCCGTTCTTATCTTTTAAGCAGCAGAATAATCGATATTGAAGCAGCCACGGAAAAATAG
- a CDS encoding chemotaxis protein CheW, protein MTDQLDSMNKAVADMAIKTGKYLTFSLESEEYGIGILKVKEIIGMLPITSVPRTPDFVKGVINLRGKVIPVIDLRSKFDMKSISYNDRTCIIVVEIDAEQSTVLIGIVVDTVSEVLNIKEDEIEEPPAFGTKLDTRYILGMAKQDAGVKILLNIDKVLSSDEMAAIQNAS, encoded by the coding sequence ATGACCGACCAACTTGACAGCATGAATAAGGCAGTAGCCGACATGGCCATTAAAACAGGTAAATACCTCACTTTCTCTTTAGAATCGGAAGAGTATGGGATTGGTATTCTTAAAGTCAAAGAGATAATTGGCATGTTGCCCATTACTTCGGTTCCAAGAACGCCGGACTTTGTCAAGGGCGTTATAAATTTACGGGGAAAGGTCATCCCGGTCATTGATCTTCGGTCAAAGTTCGATATGAAATCAATCTCTTACAATGACAGGACCTGCATTATTGTCGTGGAAATTGATGCCGAACAGTCCACGGTTCTAATTGGAATTGTCGTTGATACCGTCTCCGAGGTTTTGAACATAAAAGAAGATGAAATTGAGGAACCCCCGGCTTTCGGCACAAAACTGGACACAAGATATATCCTTGGCATGGCCAAACAGGATGCGGGCGTTAAAATTCTTTTAAACATAGATAAGGTCCTTTCGTCCGACGAAATGGCCGCTATTCAAAATGCGTCATAA
- a CDS encoding methyl-accepting chemotaxis protein, producing the protein MKNVSLGLKITYGFAVLIIIAVALGLMAVVNMRTVGTKSTMLADEYVPEVAIAMELSNAACEVMYEMRGYGYTEDEKFFHLGQKAMNSVDTALQKARELDENSQNLKKLKAQIDTAHNAVEEYKALTKQTVDTNAKLAANRRILDESAQKYISNSADFLASQNAKFKSDLDARQQKIQLATDLVHIGSSVRVANFKAQATNDVNLFKKAISLLEDISEPLNDLRALIHSEADIQRVKAIRSAAQAYQKAIEQFMTEFNRSGLADKILLNRYRDQMDKNAGIYVSNCDEFLEGQHEKLTKDMMERNAKITLVNDIITLGNETRIGAFKSQALRSPEFMNAALNNFSHIDRKFEELEKITRLPEDLKRIEIVAEAGRTYQGAMKGFLHNWINMQDIAVKRRDAGDKVVKACETTASAGIGATDDIAKEAVKALSSASILMIIGLIVALIVGFLSAFFITRSITKPINRIIAGLNEGAVQVAAASGEVSSSSQSMAEGASEQAASIEETSSSMEEMSSMTKKNAENSNNADGLMKDANAVVSTASQSMNELTRSMEDISKASEETSKIIKTIDEIAFQTNLLALNAAVEAARAGEAGAGFAVVADEVRNLAMRAADAAKDTAALIEDTVKKVNDGSGIVSSTSEAFSKVAETSAKVGALVSEISVASTEQSNGIEEVNNAISEMDRVVQQNAANAEESASAAEEMSAQAEQLKEYVDNLVLLVTGKSDSNPNRGNYHATKSAPKSIPSKTTHKVKSRDHHLDSSRPDQVIPFDDDESFEDF; encoded by the coding sequence ATGAAAAACGTAAGTCTGGGATTAAAAATAACATATGGATTTGCTGTATTGATCATCATTGCCGTTGCTCTTGGCTTAATGGCTGTTGTGAATATGCGAACGGTAGGAACAAAGAGCACAATGCTGGCCGATGAATATGTGCCCGAAGTGGCCATTGCCATGGAATTAAGTAATGCAGCCTGCGAGGTGATGTATGAAATGAGAGGGTATGGTTATACCGAAGATGAAAAGTTTTTCCACTTGGGTCAAAAAGCGATGAATTCAGTTGACACGGCCTTGCAAAAGGCACGTGAACTTGATGAAAATTCCCAGAATCTAAAAAAGCTTAAGGCTCAGATTGATACGGCACACAACGCTGTTGAAGAATACAAAGCCCTGACAAAACAGACCGTTGACACCAATGCCAAGCTTGCTGCCAATAGACGGATATTGGATGAGTCAGCCCAAAAGTATATATCAAATTCAGCGGATTTTTTGGCGAGCCAGAATGCAAAGTTCAAATCAGATCTGGACGCCCGTCAACAAAAAATTCAACTTGCCACAGATCTTGTTCATATCGGTTCCAGCGTCAGGGTTGCCAATTTTAAAGCCCAGGCAACCAACGATGTGAACCTTTTCAAAAAAGCAATTTCACTCTTGGAGGACATATCTGAACCGTTAAATGACTTAAGAGCCTTGATCCATAGTGAGGCAGATATCCAAAGGGTAAAAGCGATTCGTTCGGCAGCCCAAGCTTATCAAAAAGCAATAGAGCAATTTATGACCGAGTTTAATCGCAGCGGCCTTGCAGACAAAATTCTGCTGAACAGGTACCGGGACCAAATGGACAAAAATGCCGGCATTTATGTGTCCAATTGTGATGAATTTCTTGAAGGGCAGCACGAAAAGCTAACTAAGGATATGATGGAAAGAAATGCAAAAATAACCCTGGTAAACGATATTATTACCCTTGGAAATGAGACACGAATTGGCGCCTTTAAATCCCAGGCATTACGAAGCCCTGAATTTATGAATGCAGCGCTCAATAATTTTTCACACATAGATCGCAAGTTTGAAGAATTGGAAAAAATCACACGATTGCCTGAAGACCTAAAGCGGATAGAGATAGTTGCTGAGGCGGGCCGCACTTACCAGGGTGCGATGAAAGGGTTTCTTCACAACTGGATTAACATGCAGGATATAGCGGTTAAACGCCGAGACGCCGGAGACAAAGTCGTCAAAGCATGCGAAACGACGGCAAGCGCCGGAATCGGCGCAACCGATGACATTGCCAAGGAAGCTGTAAAGGCGCTTTCAAGTGCATCCATTCTTATGATTATCGGATTAATTGTTGCTCTTATTGTCGGTTTTCTTTCCGCATTTTTTATTACACGCAGCATCACCAAACCGATTAACAGAATCATTGCCGGTCTTAACGAAGGTGCCGTACAGGTGGCCGCGGCCTCCGGGGAAGTTTCCTCCTCCAGCCAGTCCATGGCCGAAGGCGCATCAGAACAGGCAGCATCCATCGAAGAGACCTCTTCATCCATGGAAGAGATGTCGTCCATGACTAAGAAAAACGCAGAAAATTCAAATAATGCCGATGGATTGATGAAAGATGCCAATGCGGTTGTAAGCACTGCCAGCCAATCCATGAATGAATTAACACGGTCCATGGAGGATATCTCCAAAGCATCAGAGGAGACGTCGAAAATAATAAAAACCATTGATGAAATCGCGTTCCAGACCAATCTGCTTGCGTTGAATGCTGCCGTGGAAGCCGCCCGTGCCGGGGAAGCAGGTGCAGGGTTTGCCGTGGTTGCCGATGAGGTCAGAAATCTGGCGATGCGGGCTGCCGATGCTGCCAAAGATACGGCAGCCCTTATAGAAGATACGGTCAAAAAAGTAAACGATGGATCCGGCATCGTATCCTCCACCAGTGAAGCCTTTTCCAAAGTAGCCGAAACCTCGGCCAAAGTCGGCGCATTGGTTTCAGAAATTTCTGTGGCATCAACCGAACAGTCCAATGGAATTGAAGAGGTCAACAATGCCATCAGTGAAATGGACCGAGTTGTCCAGCAAAATGCGGCCAATGCTGAAGAGTCGGCGTCAGCGGCAGAAGAGATGAGCGCCCAGGCCGAGCAGTTAAAAGAGTATGTTGATAATCTTGTGCTGCTGGTAACCGGTAAAAGCGATTCAAACCCCAACAGAGGGAATTACCACGCGACCAAATCGGCGCCTAAAAGCATCCCGAGCAAAACAACGCATAAAGTAAAATCCAGGGATCATCACCTGGATTCAAGTCGTCCGGATCAAGTCATCCCGTTCGATGACGACGAAAGCTTTGAAGACTTTTAG
- a CDS encoding chemotaxis protein CheA, with protein MSYENIIETTERLAAELILFDPDQPDSIKTLLPILKSIHTQCKSLDLSSEAAQIMKARHIIDTIIKDGPQAGSNLLSNLDMIVSNFSGKLKNMDQKENDKSVIQKSSQSDDNAPNDEYEKLEEKLNQLSMLVAGFCPGKDQDIAETIRNVDDLITISETIEPSTFYDISKLCKQYMTNMNFSCACNTKPVEEGIVLLKSILSHLKRREPFTFDYSDVLELLEEHLTSKETCDECVEECPENASESKLEQEPDSTPEKLSEDDVEILTDFISEAEDNLNNIEVSLIELEQDPENTDIINDIFRPFHTIKGVSGFLSLDKINRLSHATENLLDSARSGDFIINHSATDAILESVDLLKQLLDTVKQGLPIGYRQEDSHLDVEILRDKLKRLQISLTKGEKEPLGEILVRRKDLKEQDVDEALEIQKNHPEKKFGEILIEDKKVAPAQVASALMEQSTVKKRVDSQVKVSTRKLDDLVDYAGELVIAQSMLRQQTMENSALSQTVSQLGQIVNNMQNIAMSMRMIPIKATFMKMIRLVRDLSRKSGKQINLAMTGEETEIDRNVVDALYEPMVHMIRNACDHGIESLQERTEKGKPEQGNIDLRAYHKGGNIVIEIEDDGKGLDREKILKKATTTGLVTGKEQMTDAQVFNLILSPGFSTASQITDVSGRGVGMDVVKEGIEKFRGHLNIESEKGAGSRFIISLPLTLAIIDGMLVRVDDEKYVIPTITIQKAFRPGPGEYFTVEGKGEMVKDRGNLVPLIRLNEIYETSNHAKSVEQSLVVVVESKEERRALLIDELLGKDEYVIKNLGGNMDDIQGIAGGAILADGKVGLILDVHGIFSIVSKK; from the coding sequence ATGTCTTATGAAAACATAATCGAAACGACAGAAAGGCTGGCAGCAGAATTGATTTTATTCGACCCGGATCAGCCGGACTCGATTAAGACACTGTTGCCCATTCTCAAGAGCATACACACACAATGCAAATCATTGGACCTATCGTCAGAGGCTGCGCAAATTATGAAGGCCCGACACATTATTGATACCATAATCAAAGACGGGCCCCAGGCCGGCAGCAATTTGTTGTCAAATCTTGACATGATTGTCTCAAATTTCAGCGGGAAACTGAAAAATATGGATCAAAAAGAGAACGACAAGTCAGTTATCCAGAAGTCATCTCAATCCGATGACAACGCTCCAAACGACGAATATGAAAAATTAGAGGAAAAATTAAATCAGCTGTCAATGCTTGTTGCCGGCTTCTGCCCGGGAAAAGACCAAGATATAGCAGAAACAATCCGTAACGTAGACGACCTTATCACCATTTCTGAAACAATTGAGCCTTCTACTTTTTATGATATTTCAAAACTATGCAAACAATATATGACCAATATGAATTTTAGCTGTGCTTGCAATACAAAGCCGGTTGAAGAGGGAATCGTATTGTTAAAATCCATATTAAGTCATTTAAAAAGAAGAGAACCGTTTACTTTCGATTACTCTGATGTTCTTGAGCTTTTAGAAGAACACCTTACCTCCAAGGAAACGTGCGATGAGTGTGTTGAAGAGTGCCCGGAAAACGCGTCTGAATCTAAACTTGAACAGGAACCGGATAGTACACCCGAAAAACTGTCCGAGGATGATGTTGAAATCCTGACCGACTTTATATCCGAGGCAGAAGATAATCTGAACAACATCGAGGTGTCTTTAATTGAGTTGGAGCAGGATCCGGAGAACACGGATATCATTAACGACATATTCAGGCCGTTTCACACAATAAAAGGCGTCTCGGGATTTTTATCTTTAGATAAAATCAACCGACTGTCTCATGCCACGGAAAATCTTTTGGACAGTGCCAGAAGCGGAGATTTCATAATTAATCACTCCGCCACGGATGCGATTCTTGAGTCCGTTGATTTGTTAAAACAACTTCTCGACACTGTAAAACAGGGGCTGCCCATCGGTTACAGACAAGAGGACAGCCACTTAGATGTAGAAATTTTAAGAGATAAACTTAAAAGACTTCAGATCTCTTTGACCAAAGGGGAAAAAGAACCCTTGGGTGAGATTCTTGTCAGAAGAAAGGACCTCAAGGAACAGGATGTTGATGAGGCACTGGAAATCCAGAAAAATCATCCGGAAAAAAAGTTTGGTGAAATTCTGATCGAAGATAAAAAGGTCGCTCCTGCTCAAGTCGCCTCAGCGTTAATGGAACAATCAACAGTTAAAAAAAGAGTGGATTCTCAAGTTAAAGTCAGCACCCGGAAATTGGACGATCTCGTGGATTACGCCGGAGAACTGGTGATTGCCCAGTCTATGCTCAGGCAGCAAACCATGGAAAATTCCGCCTTGAGCCAAACCGTTTCACAATTGGGGCAGATTGTAAATAATATGCAGAACATTGCCATGTCCATGCGTATGATCCCCATTAAAGCCACATTTATGAAAATGATTCGCCTGGTAAGAGATCTGTCGCGAAAATCGGGCAAACAGATCAATTTAGCGATGACCGGAGAAGAAACCGAAATTGACAGAAATGTGGTGGATGCCCTTTATGAGCCCATGGTGCATATGATCAGAAATGCATGTGATCACGGGATTGAATCCCTACAGGAACGTACGGAAAAAGGTAAGCCCGAACAGGGGAATATCGATCTTCGCGCTTATCATAAAGGCGGGAATATTGTCATTGAAATCGAGGACGACGGCAAGGGGCTGGATCGGGAAAAAATACTTAAAAAGGCTACCACGACCGGACTGGTTACCGGAAAAGAGCAGATGACGGATGCCCAGGTTTTTAACCTGATTCTTTCACCCGGATTCTCAACTGCAAGCCAAATTACTGATGTATCCGGTCGGGGCGTTGGCATGGATGTGGTCAAAGAGGGGATTGAAAAATTCCGAGGCCATTTGAATATTGAGTCCGAAAAGGGGGCAGGCTCCCGATTCATTATCAGCCTTCCTCTGACACTGGCTATTATCGATGGCATGTTGGTCAGGGTTGATGACGAAAAGTATGTTATTCCCACAATCACCATTCAAAAAGCATTTAGACCGGGACCGGGTGAATATTTCACCGTAGAAGGGAAAGGTGAGATGGTTAAAGATCGCGGCAATCTGGTGCCTTTAATCCGATTAAACGAAATCTATGAAACCAGCAATCATGCCAAATCCGTCGAGCAAAGCCTGGTTGTCGTTGTTGAGTCAAAAGAAGAAAGGCGGGCGCTTTTGATTGATGAACTTTTGGGTAAAGATGAATATGTGATTAAAAATCTTGGTGGGAATATGGATGATATCCAAGGGATTGCCGGTGGTGCAATTCTGGCTGACGGAAAAGTAGGGCTAATCCTGGATGTTCACGGCATATTTTCCATTGTCTCAAAAAAATAA
- a CDS encoding chemotaxis protein CheD codes for MKQIVGVADMKVSNNPADDVITYSLGSCIGLVIYDPVVRVGGILHYMLPESAIDKEKATRKPFMFADTGIPRLFKAAYAMGAKKPRIKIFVAGGAEILDQNGFFNIGKRNYLALKKMFFKNKVMIDKQEVGGNINRTIRIEIASGNIFLKTSGSKEVRI; via the coding sequence ATGAAACAGATTGTCGGCGTTGCAGACATGAAAGTAAGTAATAATCCCGCAGATGATGTAATCACCTACTCGCTTGGATCATGCATAGGATTAGTTATTTATGATCCGGTTGTAAGAGTTGGCGGCATTCTTCACTATATGCTTCCCGAATCCGCCATTGACAAAGAAAAGGCAACCAGAAAACCATTTATGTTTGCAGATACAGGTATCCCTCGTCTATTCAAAGCCGCGTACGCAATGGGTGCAAAGAAGCCCAGAATTAAAATATTTGTCGCCGGCGGTGCCGAGATTCTTGATCAAAATGGTTTCTTTAATATCGGAAAACGCAACTACCTGGCGTTAAAAAAAATGTTTTTTAAGAACAAAGTGATGATCGATAAACAGGAAGTGGGCGGGAATATCAACCGGACGATCCGAATTGAAATTGCATCGGGGAATATTTTCCTGAAAACCTCAGGATCTAAGGAAGTAAGAATATGA
- a CDS encoding HDOD domain-containing protein has protein sequence MTVLDKMIREINDLTPMPTVANRLLEMVEAPDSSMTDIARIIQYDPVMTVDILKICNSAYVGLKTPAESLKDAVNMLGTDQIIELALVKSSAKVLSGGRKGYGLEQGDMWRYSVSSAIIAKQVALRLGLNNKSTIFTAALIKDIGKIILEKYVSKDFKKINMLVKESGYSFREAEKKVIGIDHAEMGALIGKTWKFSPRMIKLIHHHHLRDESMMNDKEIAAVYLADCICMMVGNGVGADGLSYRFKDQLMKMHGISHSDMTGIIAEFGVNINEVNVLLKMA, from the coding sequence ATGACGGTACTGGATAAAATGATTCGTGAGATAAACGATTTAACGCCGATGCCCACTGTCGCGAATCGTCTGCTCGAAATGGTGGAAGCGCCGGATAGTTCAATGACCGATATTGCCCGGATAATTCAATATGATCCTGTTATGACGGTAGATATTCTTAAAATATGCAACTCTGCATATGTAGGGCTAAAGACGCCGGCAGAGTCCCTGAAAGATGCAGTGAATATGCTTGGTACAGATCAGATAATTGAATTGGCGCTGGTAAAATCCAGTGCAAAAGTTCTTTCCGGTGGGCGAAAAGGCTATGGTCTTGAACAGGGAGATATGTGGCGGTATTCAGTCTCTTCGGCCATCATTGCCAAACAGGTTGCATTGCGGTTGGGACTTAACAACAAAAGTACAATTTTCACTGCGGCTCTCATCAAAGACATCGGTAAAATCATATTGGAAAAATATGTATCCAAAGATTTTAAAAAAATTAATATGCTTGTAAAAGAATCCGGTTACAGTTTCAGAGAGGCGGAAAAAAAAGTAATAGGTATCGATCATGCGGAGATGGGGGCACTGATCGGCAAAACATGGAAGTTCAGCCCGCGAATGATCAAGCTTATTCACCATCACCATCTTAGAGATGAATCCATGATGAATGATAAAGAGATCGCAGCGGTATACCTGGCCGACTGCATTTGTATGATGGTGGGCAACGGCGTTGGAGCCGATGGCCTGTCATATCGATTCAAGGATCAATTAATGAAAATGCATGGCATTTCTCACTCGGATATGACCGGTATTATAGCCGAATTTGGGGTTAATATAAATGAAGTGAATGTTTTATTAAAAATGGCGTAA
- a CDS encoding response regulator has product MSYSILIVDDSMPMRTVLKRSLTAAGYAGAKILEASDGKEALTVLAGDWVDLIMTDYNMPEMNGLSFLKKIKNDALFKEIPVVVISTEGNDLKIQEFMDSGAAGYITKPFTPENLRDLIVSIIGEPDYEESIDDSDDEFDF; this is encoded by the coding sequence ATGTCTTATTCAATATTGATTGTAGATGATTCAATGCCCATGAGGACCGTTTTAAAACGCTCTCTTACAGCAGCTGGATACGCGGGTGCCAAAATACTTGAAGCCTCAGACGGCAAAGAGGCGTTAACGGTACTTGCAGGTGATTGGGTGGATTTAATTATGACCGACTACAATATGCCGGAAATGAATGGGCTCAGCTTTTTAAAAAAAATAAAAAACGATGCACTGTTCAAGGAAATTCCGGTGGTTGTCATCTCAACCGAGGGCAACGATTTAAAAATTCAAGAATTTATGGATTCCGGTGCCGCCGGCTATATCACAAAGCCGTTCACCCCTGAAAATCTAAGGGATTTAATTGTCAGTATAATTGGAGAACCTGATTATGAAGAAAGCATTGATGACAGCGATGACGAATTCGATTTCTGA
- a CDS encoding chemotaxis protein CheX, which translates to MKKALMTAMTNSISEVMETMFFMPVEIGPETILNDSGIDLNTALACRLTFTGDVCGHIDVISPEPLAAELASNFLGEDKSELMWEQQFGTLSEMLNMVCGNALKKVKCQAPYKLSIPEKITGSELNGTAECTLIETMDANMAILLSM; encoded by the coding sequence ATGAAGAAAGCATTGATGACAGCGATGACGAATTCGATTTCTGAAGTCATGGAAACCATGTTTTTTATGCCGGTTGAAATCGGTCCCGAGACAATTTTAAATGATTCCGGCATCGACTTGAATACCGCATTGGCATGTAGATTGACTTTCACAGGAGATGTCTGCGGACATATAGATGTTATTTCACCGGAACCACTGGCCGCGGAACTGGCATCCAATTTTTTGGGAGAAGACAAAAGTGAACTGATGTGGGAACAGCAATTTGGGACATTGTCCGAAATGCTCAATATGGTGTGCGGGAATGCCTTAAAAAAGGTAAAATGCCAAGCGCCTTATAAACTCAGCATCCCCGAAAAAATTACCGGTAGTGAGTTAAACGGTACTGCAGAATGCACGTTGATTGAAACGATGGATGCAAACATGGCTATTTTACTGTCCATGTGA
- a CDS encoding chemotaxis response regulator protein-glutamate methylesterase — protein sequence MSNEIKVLVVDDSAVVRKVFKEQLSRHPGITVIDTAPDPYIARDKIVRLKPDVITLDIEMPRMDGITFLKKLMKYYPLPVIIVSSLSTKGSHLAMEALAIGALEVMAKPDNAYSVGDVSVQLAEKIRAVHAAKLPWREQQQKSKNQTKIVSISPDRNTNKIIAIGASTGGAEAIKNVLTQMPKNAPGIVVVQHMPAQFTKSFAGRLNELCSMRVKEAEKGDPVTTGTVLIAPGNYHMLLKRTGAKYFVTVKTGPLVHYQRPAVDVLFRSVARLAGANAVGIILTGMGKDGAQGLLEMKQAGAITIAQDENSSVVYGMPKAAELIGAVDYIEDIHNIAAKACSCFKRL from the coding sequence ATGTCTAATGAAATTAAAGTGCTTGTGGTAGATGATTCCGCCGTTGTTAGAAAAGTATTTAAAGAACAACTCTCCCGGCACCCTGGCATTACGGTAATCGATACGGCCCCGGATCCATACATCGCCCGGGATAAAATTGTTAGATTAAAACCGGATGTTATTACGCTGGATATAGAGATGCCGCGTATGGACGGGATTACCTTTTTGAAAAAATTAATGAAGTATTATCCGCTTCCCGTCATCATTGTCAGTTCTTTGAGTACAAAAGGAAGCCATCTTGCCATGGAAGCTTTGGCCATCGGGGCATTGGAAGTGATGGCAAAACCCGATAACGCCTATTCGGTAGGAGATGTCAGTGTGCAGCTTGCCGAAAAAATCAGGGCGGTGCATGCGGCTAAATTACCCTGGCGGGAGCAACAACAAAAATCAAAAAACCAGACAAAAATTGTATCTATTTCACCGGATAGAAACACCAATAAAATTATTGCCATTGGCGCATCAACCGGCGGGGCGGAAGCCATTAAAAATGTCCTGACTCAAATGCCGAAGAACGCGCCGGGTATTGTTGTTGTACAGCATATGCCAGCTCAGTTCACAAAATCCTTTGCCGGGCGGCTGAATGAATTGTGTTCAATGCGTGTTAAAGAAGCTGAAAAAGGGGATCCTGTAACAACGGGCACAGTGCTTATTGCCCCGGGTAATTACCACATGCTTTTAAAACGAACAGGTGCCAAATATTTTGTGACGGTTAAAACGGGACCTCTTGTTCACTATCAGCGACCGGCCGTGGATGTTTTATTTAGGTCTGTTGCAAGGCTCGCTGGTGCCAACGCTGTGGGGATTATTTTAACAGGTATGGGCAAAGACGGCGCACAAGGATTGCTTGAAATGAAACAAGCTGGAGCCATAACCATTGCCCAGGATGAAAACTCAAGCGTTGTTTATGGAATGCCAAAAGCTGCCGAACTGATAGGGGCTGTGGATTATATCGAAGATATCCACAATATAGCGGCTAAGGCCTGTTCATGTTTTAAACGTCTGTAG
- a CDS encoding histidine kinase dimerization/phospho-acceptor domain-containing protein, which translates to MIKREENIFTYPQEFSQNEVSHIIENLPIAIAVMDETRKLILANKMAHIFVNKADNQLAGLVIGDAFGCIHHEDSPEKGGSGEKCLQCKLRTIAHDTLKNGKDHFQIETAMTFKSIGRRHLKISTRPLEFKKGRAVLLSIEDITTAKNYVRAESEIEKLTTVVQTAGAICHEINQPLMAVSGFSELLMDDVRHGQIQEENVKEIRDQAERLAKITTKLMAITKYKK; encoded by the coding sequence ATGATCAAAAGAGAAGAAAACATATTTACATATCCACAAGAGTTTTCCCAAAATGAAGTGTCACATATTATTGAAAATCTACCAATTGCCATCGCAGTGATGGACGAGACCCGAAAACTGATTTTGGCAAACAAGATGGCCCACATATTTGTAAATAAAGCGGATAATCAACTGGCAGGACTTGTAATCGGGGACGCTTTTGGCTGCATTCATCACGAAGATTCACCCGAGAAAGGCGGATCCGGAGAAAAGTGTCTCCAATGTAAATTGCGGACAATAGCGCATGATACCCTTAAAAACGGCAAGGATCATTTTCAGATAGAAACCGCCATGACCTTTAAATCTATCGGGCGAAGGCATTTGAAAATTTCGACACGGCCTTTGGAATTCAAAAAAGGCAGGGCCGTTTTACTATCAATTGAAGATATTACAACGGCAAAAAATTATGTACGCGCCGAATCAGAAATAGAAAAACTGACAACGGTTGTGCAAACAGCAGGTGCCATATGCCACGAGATTAATCAGCCTTTAATGGCGGTTTCAGGTTTTTCAGAACTGTTAATGGATGACGTCCGCCATGGGCAAATCCAGGAAGAAAATGTCAAAGAAATTAGAGATCAGGCAGAACGGTTGGCTAAGATTACAACCAAGCTGATGGCTATTACCAAATACAAAAAATAG
- a CDS encoding response regulator, with protein MENKKILIVDDEPPILRLLSQLFTKAGYDVSTAENAQDALKIIEENNIVVMFFDLNMPVMNGMELCKQVKSAKPMSIIYAITGYASLFQLSECLDVGFEDYFTKPVNVSTLLKTAESAFEKVNRWKKM; from the coding sequence ATGGAAAATAAAAAAATATTAATCGTTGATGACGAACCCCCTATTTTAAGGTTGCTTTCCCAGTTGTTTACCAAAGCCGGTTATGATGTTTCCACCGCAGAAAATGCACAAGATGCATTGAAAATTATCGAAGAGAATAACATTGTGGTCATGTTTTTTGATTTAAATATGCCGGTGATGAACGGTATGGAATTATGTAAACAAGTAAAAAGTGCTAAACCGATGTCCATTATCTATGCCATTACAGGCTATGCGTCCTTATTCCAACTGTCGGAATGTCTTGACGTCGGCTTTGAAGATTATTTTACAAAGCCGGTGAATGTGTCGACGCTGTTGAAGACGGCCGAATCCGCATTCGAAAAAGTAAACCGCTGGAAAAAAATGTAG